One Fuerstiella marisgermanici DNA window includes the following coding sequences:
- a CDS encoding sulfatase family protein, translating to MRRLHIAVLCLVPLAAIFGQAAQAADRPNIVWISCEDISSHLGCYGDPNATTPHLDAFAKQGVRYTQAFTCHGVCAPCRTGIITGMYPPGLGANHMRSKASLPPQIKLFPSYLKDAGYYCTNNSKTDYNLRWERNKDSVWDESSKNAHWKNRQDPKQPFFAVFNMTMTHESRIWPDNWKGVVKNVPPDKLHDPSKIKVSPLYPDTPDVRAAHARLLDIIMVMDETAGKYLKEIEDAGLAEDTIVIYWSDHGNGFPRAKRWLYDSGTLVPMIARVPEKWRVDGQAAPGSVSDQLINLIDLGPTVLNLAGIKVPDNMYGQPFLGKDLPKARDYIHGARDRIDERFDMVRSVRDGRFRYLRNFNTWRPALQHIQYAETSVVRKEMRRLNASGELHAESAQFLNPTRPYEELYDIKTDPWELKNLAADPAYADTLSRLSKECDRWQLDMRDAHLIPEIILDEEEQTAGSRWAILHNGDAGLERTKRLLELAKRANSVDLNDTSAVEAAAGQFILATDDDDAAIRWWGVTGLTNIAAASEEAKAKIASAAADKSPSVSIAGARGLHKFGSTALAVTTLREHLKSASEFVRHAALIELDEIGAAAAEAKAEVESLRKASKNANIRNVADHLLQSL from the coding sequence ATGCGTCGTTTGCACATTGCTGTGCTGTGCCTTGTCCCTCTGGCTGCGATCTTCGGTCAAGCGGCGCAGGCGGCGGATCGTCCAAACATCGTCTGGATCAGTTGCGAGGACATTAGTTCGCACCTCGGCTGTTACGGCGATCCCAATGCCACCACGCCTCACCTGGACGCATTTGCAAAACAGGGCGTGAGGTACACTCAGGCGTTCACCTGCCACGGCGTGTGTGCACCTTGTCGCACGGGGATCATTACTGGCATGTACCCGCCGGGGTTGGGAGCCAACCACATGCGATCGAAGGCGAGTCTGCCGCCACAGATCAAGCTGTTTCCAAGCTACCTGAAAGATGCGGGCTACTACTGCACGAACAATTCCAAGACGGATTACAACCTGCGCTGGGAACGAAACAAAGACAGCGTGTGGGACGAATCGTCAAAGAATGCTCATTGGAAGAATCGCCAGGACCCAAAGCAGCCGTTCTTTGCCGTCTTCAACATGACGATGACTCACGAAAGTCGGATCTGGCCGGACAACTGGAAAGGCGTTGTGAAGAACGTGCCGCCAGACAAGCTGCATGATCCTTCGAAGATCAAAGTTTCGCCGTTGTACCCCGACACGCCCGATGTGCGGGCCGCTCATGCACGGCTGCTGGACATCATCATGGTGATGGATGAGACCGCAGGAAAATACCTGAAGGAAATTGAAGACGCGGGCCTGGCGGAAGACACGATCGTGATTTATTGGTCCGACCACGGCAACGGATTTCCTCGAGCCAAACGATGGCTGTACGACAGCGGGACCCTGGTGCCAATGATTGCGCGAGTACCAGAGAAATGGCGCGTGGACGGGCAGGCGGCTCCAGGCAGCGTGAGCGACCAGCTGATCAATCTCATCGATCTGGGCCCGACCGTTTTGAATCTGGCAGGCATCAAAGTGCCGGACAATATGTATGGCCAGCCGTTTCTGGGCAAGGATCTGCCGAAGGCCCGTGACTACATTCATGGAGCTCGCGATCGCATTGACGAACGCTTTGACATGGTGCGTTCTGTGCGAGACGGGAGGTTCCGCTACCTTCGCAACTTCAACACCTGGCGGCCCGCGTTGCAGCATATTCAGTATGCCGAAACCAGCGTTGTGCGGAAGGAAATGCGACGTCTGAACGCCAGCGGCGAACTTCACGCTGAGTCTGCTCAGTTTCTGAACCCAACTCGGCCATACGAAGAACTCTATGACATCAAAACCGATCCATGGGAACTGAAGAATCTTGCCGCCGACCCGGCCTATGCGGACACGCTGTCGCGGCTGAGCAAGGAATGCGATCGTTGGCAACTTGACATGCGAGACGCTCATTTGATTCCCGAGATCATTCTCGACGAAGAAGAACAAACGGCTGGCAGTCGCTGGGCCATTCTGCACAACGGCGATGCGGGACTCGAACGGACCAAACGCTTGCTGGAACTTGCAAAGCGGGCGAACAGCGTCGATCTGAACGATACGTCCGCAGTGGAGGCCGCTGCCGGGCAATTCATTCTTGCCACCGACGATGACGACGCCGCCATCCGCTGGTGGGGTGTGACCGGGCTGACCAATATCGCAGCTGCGAGCGAAGAAGCGAAGGCAAAGATTGCATCGGCGGCGGCCGATAAGTCACCCTCCGTCAGCATCGCCGGCGCTCGTGGGCTACACAAGTTCGGCAGCACTGCCCTGGCTGTGACGACGCTGCGAGAGCACCTGAAATCTGCCAGCGAATTCGTGCGGCATGCCGCGTTGATTGAGCTGGACGAAATCGGAGCCGCTGCTGCAGAAGCGAAGGCGGAAGTCGAATCGCTGCGGAAAGCATCGAAGAACGCCAACATCAGGAATGTGGCCGATCACCTGCTGCAGTCCCTGTAG
- a CDS encoding lactonase family protein, which translates to MILFHKYLPALVAVAFLLPVTEANEPIAVAQKNDVIDVWLGTSSRQPSKGIYHCTLNTANGKLTDPTLVAEISGPGFLAMHPKLPRLYAVGGVDGKASIAAYAIEGKLKNASLKFLNAVEIGDGGAAHVAVDPTGQTILTAQYGGGSTAVFSLNKDGSLNERTQLIDHEGASDTVPGRQTKSHAHWAGFSPDNRFAFVPDLGLDKVVIYKSDAAASKIEPHGFAEIAPGGGPRHMKFHTNGKWAYVLHELDLKVTVFDYDADAGTMTAKQTIETVPRDELAKEDAKSCSEIRVHPSGKFVYAANRGHDTVTAFKVDQQTGKLELIERENVRGATPRNFNIDPSGQWLLAAGQDSHTLASFAVDQDTGELKYNRSVVLAPSCICVLFGHE; encoded by the coding sequence GTGATCTTGTTCCACAAATATCTGCCAGCGCTGGTTGCCGTTGCATTTTTGCTGCCGGTTACCGAAGCGAATGAGCCGATCGCAGTCGCTCAAAAGAACGATGTCATCGATGTTTGGCTGGGCACCAGTAGCCGCCAGCCGAGCAAGGGGATTTATCACTGCACGCTGAACACGGCCAATGGCAAGCTCACTGACCCGACGCTGGTCGCCGAAATTTCCGGCCCTGGCTTCCTTGCGATGCACCCCAAACTGCCACGGCTGTACGCCGTTGGTGGTGTCGACGGAAAGGCATCCATTGCGGCGTACGCGATCGAAGGCAAGTTAAAGAATGCGTCGCTGAAGTTTCTGAACGCCGTAGAAATCGGCGATGGCGGCGCCGCTCACGTTGCCGTCGATCCAACCGGACAAACCATTCTTACAGCGCAATACGGCGGCGGGTCGACAGCGGTCTTCTCACTCAACAAAGATGGATCGCTGAATGAGCGCACTCAGCTGATTGATCATGAAGGTGCGTCCGACACCGTGCCCGGTCGGCAGACGAAGTCGCATGCACACTGGGCGGGTTTTTCACCTGACAACAGATTCGCCTTCGTGCCGGACCTGGGTCTGGACAAAGTTGTGATCTACAAATCAGATGCGGCCGCTTCAAAAATTGAACCGCACGGCTTCGCCGAAATCGCTCCCGGCGGCGGCCCTCGGCACATGAAATTTCACACCAACGGTAAGTGGGCTTACGTGCTGCATGAACTCGACTTAAAAGTCACCGTGTTCGACTATGACGCAGACGCCGGAACGATGACGGCAAAACAAACGATCGAAACCGTCCCGCGAGACGAACTGGCGAAGGAAGACGCCAAGAGCTGTTCGGAAATTCGCGTGCATCCATCCGGTAAATTTGTCTACGCGGCCAATCGAGGTCACGATACGGTGACCGCCTTCAAAGTCGATCAGCAAACCGGCAAGCTGGAACTGATCGAACGCGAAAACGTGCGAGGAGCGACACCGCGTAATTTCAACATTGATCCCAGCGGTCAATGGTTGCTTGCGGCTGGTCAGGATTCTCACACACTGGCATCGTTTGCGGTCGATCAGGACACTGGCGAACTGAAGTATAATCGCAGCGTCGTGCTGGCACCTTCGTGCATCTGCGTGTTGTTTGGACACGAATAG